In Fusobacterium periodonticum ATCC 33693, the following are encoded in one genomic region:
- a CDS encoding ABC transporter ATP-binding protein codes for MENRNLLEIRDLVIQYVKDDETVHAVNSISVDIAEGETLGLVGETGAGKTTTALGIMRLITGPTGKIKSGSIKFNDKSILEIPEEEIRKIRGNDISMIFQDPMTSLNPVMTVGEQIAEVIEIHEHISKEEAMNKAAEMLELVGIPGARKNDFPHQFSGGMKQRVVIAIALACNPKLLIADEPTTALDVTIQAQVLDLMTDLKNKFRTSMLLITHDLGVVAQVCDKVAIMYAGEIVEYGSLEDVFENPKHPYTLGLFGSIPSLDEEKTRLVPIKGLMPDPTNLPTGCKFNPRCPHATELCSQRAPIVSEISKGHKVQCLIAEGLVKFKENWEEENE; via the coding sequence ATGGAAAACAGAAATCTTTTAGAAATTAGAGATTTAGTGATACAATATGTAAAAGATGACGAAACAGTCCATGCAGTTAATAGTATAAGTGTTGACATAGCAGAAGGGGAAACTCTAGGACTTGTTGGAGAAACTGGAGCTGGGAAGACTACAACTGCTCTAGGAATAATGAGACTGATTACAGGACCTACTGGAAAAATTAAAAGTGGTTCTATAAAATTCAATGATAAAAGTATATTAGAAATACCTGAAGAAGAAATAAGAAAAATTAGAGGTAATGATATTTCAATGATATTCCAAGATCCAATGACATCATTAAACCCAGTTATGACAGTTGGAGAACAAATAGCTGAAGTTATTGAAATACATGAACATATCTCTAAGGAAGAAGCAATGAATAAAGCAGCTGAAATGCTTGAACTAGTTGGAATTCCTGGAGCCAGAAAAAATGATTTCCCACATCAATTTTCTGGAGGAATGAAACAAAGAGTTGTTATAGCTATAGCACTTGCTTGTAACCCAAAACTTTTGATAGCTGATGAACCAACAACAGCTCTTGATGTTACAATTCAAGCTCAAGTTTTGGATTTAATGACAGATTTAAAAAATAAGTTTAGAACATCAATGTTACTTATAACACATGACTTAGGAGTAGTTGCTCAAGTTTGTGATAAAGTGGCAATTATGTATGCTGGAGAAATTGTTGAGTATGGAAGTCTTGAAGATGTTTTTGAAAATCCAAAACATCCATATACTTTAGGACTATTTGGATCTATTCCAAGTTTGGATGAAGAAAAAACAAGACTAGTACCTATAAAAGGGCTTATGCCTGATCCAACAAACTTACCAACAGGATGTAAGTTTAATCCTAGATGTCCACATGCTACAGAACTATGTTCTCAAAGAGCTCCTATTGTTAGTGAAATTTCAAAAGGACACAAAGTACAATGTCTGATAGCAGAAGGTTTAGTAAAATTCAAGGAAAATTGGGAGGAAGAAAATGAGTAA
- the nikC gene encoding nickel transporter permease translates to MEKSKNKKQSQWAEVFRMLKKNKMAMLGLVILVVLVLLALFADVIADYDTVVIKQNLAERLMPPNGKHWLGTDEFGRDIFARLIHGARVSLKVGILAISISVVVGGILGAISGYFGGVIDNVIMRVVDIFLAVPSILLAIAIVSALGPSMLNLMISISVSYVPNFARIVRASVLSIRDQEFIEAAKAIGASNTRIILKHIIPNSLAPVIVQGTLGVAGAILSTAGLSFIGLGIQPPAPEWGSMLSGGRQYLRYAWWVTTFPGVAIMITILSLNLLGDGLRDALDPRLKQ, encoded by the coding sequence TGTTGAAAAAAAATAAAATGGCTATGTTAGGATTAGTTATCCTTGTAGTCTTAGTTTTATTAGCTCTATTTGCAGATGTGATTGCAGATTATGACACTGTTGTAATAAAACAAAATCTTGCAGAAAGACTTATGCCACCTAATGGAAAACATTGGTTAGGTACAGATGAGTTTGGAAGAGATATATTCGCAAGACTTATACATGGAGCTAGAGTATCATTAAAAGTTGGTATTTTAGCAATATCTATATCTGTTGTTGTAGGTGGAATTTTAGGAGCTATATCAGGTTACTTTGGTGGAGTTATAGATAATGTTATAATGAGAGTTGTTGATATTTTCTTAGCGGTCCCAAGTATCTTACTAGCTATAGCTATAGTTTCTGCATTAGGACCTAGTATGTTGAACCTAATGATTTCAATCAGTGTTTCTTATGTACCAAACTTTGCTCGTATAGTTAGAGCTTCTGTACTTTCTATAAGAGATCAAGAGTTTATAGAAGCTGCTAAGGCAATAGGAGCAAGTAATACAAGAATTATATTAAAACATATAATTCCTAACTCTTTAGCTCCAGTAATTGTACAAGGTACTTTAGGAGTTGCAGGGGCAATTTTATCAACAGCAGGATTAAGTTTCATCGGATTAGGTATACAACCTCCAGCACCAGAATGGGGTTCAATGTTATCAGGAGGAAGACAATATTTAAGATATGCTTGGTGGGTAACTACTTTCCCAGGTGTAGCAATAATGATAACAATTTTATCACTTAACTTATTAGGTGATGGATTAAGAGATGCTCTTGACCCTAGATTAAAACAATAA